In Hoeflea sp. IMCC20628, the DNA window TGGCCAGATGGCGGCGTAAAACCGCGGCGATTTTCTGAGAGGGTTTCAGCCGGCCTTTCGGGCTCGGCTTTGGGCGAGACGATATAGCGCGTCGCATCTATTGTGCCTCATAGCCTGCAGCCTTTAAGAAGTTTTGACATTCTGTGACAGAGAAGAGGTCTACGATCTCGCCGAGCGCCGTGCTGATGGCGTCGAAGCTGCGGGCAGCGTGCTTTCGCAGCAGCGCCTTGAGCTTTGAAAAGGCCATCTCGATGGGATTGAGGTCGGGGCTGTAGGGCGGCAGGAAGAGGAGCCTGGCGCCTTTTGCCCTGACCATTTGTTCTGCCCGCTCGCTTTTGTGGAAGGCGACATTGTCGAGGATGACGATGTCGCCTTTTGACAAGGTTGGAGCCAGCTGGGTTTCGACCCAGGTCTCGAAGATGCGACCGTTCATGGGAGCGTTGACGATCCATGGCGCAGTCAGTCCGTGACTGCGCAAGCCGGCGATGAAGGTCTGCGTTTTCCACGCTCCGAACGGTGTATAGGCGTTGAAGCGCTGACCTTTGGCTGACCACCCGGTGCGTTTGGTCAGCTTGGTGTTGGTCGATGTTTCATCGATAAAGATCAGCCGCGCCAATGCCTTGTTGAAGAAGCGCCAGCGTCGTTCGATCCAGAGATCACGGGCGTGGGCGATCTCCGGCCGCAACTGTTCGCTTGCCTTGAGGCTTTTTTTTTATGACTCAGCTCAAGCTGTCAACGCCGAAGTAGAATCCGGCCACGCGGCGGTGTAAAAGTCGGCTATTTTCTGAGAGGGTTTCAGCCGGCCTTTCGGGCTCGGCTTTGGGCGAGACGATAGCTGTCGCCGTTCATTTCGAGGATGCTGACATGGTGGGTGATACGATCCAGCAGTGCGCCAGTCAGTCGCTCGGACCCGAGAGTCTCCGTCCATTCGTCAAAGGGAAGGTTGCTCGTAATCAGGGTCGCGCCTCGCTCATATCGTTGCGAGATCAACTCGAACAGCAATTCCGCGCCGGTTTTGGATAGCGGCACAAAGCCCAGCTCATCGATAATGAGAAGCTGGTAGCCGCCCATCTGTTTCTGGAGCCGTAGCAGACGCCGCTCGTCGCGAGCCTCCATCATCTCGCTGACAAGTGCGGCGGCCGTGGTGAAGCCGACCGATAGGCCCTTCTGGCAGGCGGCCAGGCCAAGACCGAGCGCTACATGGGTCTTGCCCGTGCCGCTGGGCCCAAGCGCTATGACATTCTCGCGGCGCTCGATCCATTCGCAACGCGCGAGCTCCAGCACCCGCATCTTGTTGAGCTTCGAAATAGCAGTGAAGTCGAAGCTGTCCAGACTTTTGACGACCGGGAACCTTGCCGCTTTGATGCGGCGCTCGACCTTGCGCCGATCACGTTCGATCATCTCCCGCTCGGCAAGCCGGGTGAGGTATCCGACATGATCGACGCCCTCGGTGGCACATAGCCGAGCCAGCTTCTGGTAATCGCGCTAGAAACTCGGCAGCTTGAGGGTTTTGAGATAATGGGAGAGCAGGATTCCAGAGGGCGCATCTGGCGCTTCGGTGCTCATGCCGCTTCTCCTGCGTTCGTCGAGAGAAGGCGCATATACGCCTTCGCCGAGGTCGTCTCGACCGTCGCCCGTGGCAGATAGGGATAGATGGACAGATCCAGCCGCGGTGGCCGGCGTTCCACCCGGCACAGGATCAGATGCTTGACGGCGTCGAAGCCGATCGCTCCAAGCTGGATGGCCTGCTTCACCGCCGCATGGAGGTCGGCGAGTTCGAAGCTTTCCAGCAGACGAAGCACCTGCACATACTCTCGCCGGCCATAGGCGACCGGGACGGAATAGTCGTTGGTCTTGTAGCGCACAAGCGACTGGGCCGTTACCTTGGCGCTGGCCTGGTCACAGGCATCAAAGGGCGACGCCGCTAGCGCGCGCATGGCGGCCACATCGCGCAGTAGCCGTTCTCTTATCGTCTCGCTCTCGCCGCGCAGCCTGTCGCGCTGGCGCTTGCGGCATTGCTCCTCCAGCCAGGCGTTGAACGCTTCCCACGTCGCAAACTCTGGGATTGGCACCATGAAGTTGCGCCGGGCATAGCCAACAAGCCCTTCGACGCTTCCCTTGTCGTTGCCCTTGCCAGGGCGGGCGTAGCGATCCCGGATCAGGTGGTGGGAAAGAAAGCCGCTCAGCGTAGCGCGCTTGCGCGTGCCGTCGGGCAGGATCTTGGCCACCAGGCAGCGATCATTGTCGTAGACGATCGATTGCGGCACGGCCCCAAAGAAAGCGAACGCATGGACGTGACCGTCCACCCAGGCCTCCGACACCGCCGCCGGATAGGCCCGCACATAGCAACCGTCGCTGTGGGGCAGATCAAGCACGAAGAAGTGCGCCTTCCGCTCCACGCCGCCGATCACCACCATTGCCTCGCCGAAATCAGCCTGCCCATGCCCCCGCGCATGCGACAGCGGCACGAACACCTCCTGGCGGCGTTGCTCGCGCTCGCGCATGTAATCCTTGATGATCGTGTAGCCGCCGGTAAACCCGCGCTCGTCTCGAAGCCGGTCAAACACGCGCTTGGCCGTATGGCGCTGCTTGCGCGGCAGCTTTATGTCTTTATCGAGCCAGTGATCGATTGTCGACACGAACGCGTCCAGCTTCGGCCGCCGGACCGGTGACTGACGCTGGTAGCCCGGCGGTGTTGAATACGCCATCATCTTGGCCACGCTGTCGCGCGATAGGTTGAAATGCTTTGCAGCCTGACGCCGGCTCATTCCTCCAGAACAAGCCAGACGGTCCTTCAGATAAAGTTCCACGGTATAGATCCCTTAGCCCTCCTGCGTTCGTCACAGAAGGATAAATAGGTGGCCGAGTTTTACTCCGTCGAAGCGGGACTATCCCGCCGCTAGTCACCTGCGATTTTCCGATAAGCCTCTGAAGAGGCTTCCTTATTGCAGATTTCGAAGTATTGGAAATCGCAAGGTTTTGTGCCTTGGCTATCCAATACCTTGCGATTTCCTGCGCACCCGCATGTAGGGGATTCCCTTCGATGCCGGATCATAGTCCACTCTCATCAGGTCCAAACAACGCGTGAGATGGCAATGCGTCCGAACAAACCTCAAACCCTGTCTGATGAACTGTTCCGGAGTTCGCTGGAAGCGATCCTTGATCCCGAACACGAGCTTCTCAAGCTTGCACAGATGATTGACTGGGACCGTTTTGATGACGCGTTCGGTCCATTCTATCACGAGCACAAGGGACGACGTGGGCTTCGGACGCGGTTGATGACGGGCCTTCACTTGCTCAAACACATGAAGGGGCTATCGGACGAGGAGACCTGTGCAGCCTGGCTGGAGAACCCATACTTTCAGGCCTTCTGTGGGGAGAGCCATTTCCAGCATCGATTGCCATTTGATCGTTCGTCGATGACCCGCTGGCGCAGACGGATCGGGACAGATGATCTGGAACTCCTGCTGGCTGAAACTGTCGCAGTTGCGATCAAGACCAAGGCCGTCAGCCAACGCCATCTTGAACGCATCACCGTTGACACCACCGTGCAAACCAAGGCCGTCGCACATCCAACGGACAGCCATCTGATCCTACGGGCCATCGAATGGTTGAACCGGCTAGCCAAGCGCCATGGGATCGGCCTGCGCCAGTCATTCATTAGGCTGGCAACCAGGGCACGGCGCGAGGTTGCGCGTCTGTTACACACCGGTGGCCACAAGCAGGGCCTGCGTTGACTGAAGAAAATGCGCACCTGGCTGGGGCGATTGATCCGAGATATCCGCCGCAAGATCGGCTCGGACCCAACCCTGGAGACAGTGTTTGCAATCGTGCTGGAACGGGCAGAGCGAATCCTGGGCCAGCAGTCCGGCGACAAGAACAAGCTCTACGCATTCCATGCGCCAGAGGTTGAATGTATTGGCAAGGGCAAGGCCCGCACCCGCTATGAGTTCGGCTGCAAGACCTCCATCGCGACGACAAATGAACGATGCAAGGGTGGTCAGTTCGTTCTCGGGGCCATGGTGTTGCCCGGCAATCCCTACGACGGCCACAGCCTGGCAGGACAGATCGACCAGGTAGCCCGCCTGACTGGAACGTCGGTCGCCCGTGTCTATGTTGACCGTGGATATCGTGGCCACAAGATCAAGCGTGATGACCTCGACATCACAATCTCCCATACACGCGGGATAACATCACCCACCATCCGACGTGAAATGCGACGACGCAGTGCCATTGAGCCGGTTATCGGCCATCTCAAAGATGACGGTTTGCTAGAACGAAACCACCTCGCTGGAGCCGAAGGCGATGTGATCAATGCCATCCTGACCGCCGCCGGTCACAACATGCGTCTCCTGGCCCGATGGATAAGGCTTCTTTTTGCGCTTCTGGTCGCAACCATCCTCAGCCGACTGCCCCAGGCCCCCGTCGATCATCAGCAAGCCATCGCTGCATAAAACTGAATTCAGGGAAATTCACGGGCGACCCGCTACCGTGGCAGACTTTCTCACCGCCGCTCTCAGCCCAAGCCGGTTGAGAAACCGGCCGACCGTCGAGCGGTCCACATCAACGCCGCGCCCGGCAAGTTCGATGCAGAGCTCATCGAGCGTCACCTCCCCATTCGCGGCGACACGGGCCTCAATCCATTCGCCATGCGCCGTCAGCTTGCCGCCTGGCGGATGGCCCTGCCTTTGTGGCGCAAGCGAGCCGGTGGCGCGATGCAGGATCATCATGTTGTTGACAAATCTCGGCGACACCCGGAAATGCCGGGTCGGCTCCCGATGACTGTTGCCTTCTTCTACAAACCCAACGACACGCGCACGCAACTCAACCGGATGCGGCTTACCCATGGCGGTTCTCCTTCCATGGGCAAAGTGAATCACAAATCAATCAGTCAGGGAATCTGGAGGTTTCTGTGAGGTCCGTGTGCCGAGCGTGCCACGTTCACGGGCCGGACCTCATTGAAGCCGGATTGAACGAAGGCGCGGGTTGTTTGGCACTATGGGGATTTAGCTGAAGCGGTGGATGGCGTTTGGCAGGGTGGCCCCTCGCCGGAACTCTTGACCAAGTATGGACGGCGATTCTGGCTGATATTTTCGGTATTTTTGATGGCTCTGTCTGCTGGTTTGCATCGATCGAACCTTGGGTGCTGTTGCGCCGTGCGTCGCGCAGGCACGATTGGCCAAAGCATTAGGCTCGCGGCTGCTCGGCATGCCGACGCTGATCGTTGGAATGAAGCCGCGCCTGATATGTTCATGAGCTGTCGTTCCATGCTGGCCGGCAGGTTGGCTTGGACGGGTTCCGCGCGCCGATGATCGACATTGTTCCACCACAACAGGGGCAGCGGTGCGCCAATGGTGGTGGCTTTGCATCCGGTTCTTCGACCGACGGCTCCGGCGGCCGGACGTTGAGCAGCCTGCGACATCGGTCCAGCTTTTGCTGCCGATGACCATTGGCAAGAAGTCCATAATGACGCATGCGGTGGAGGCCCTCTGGCAGGGTGTGAAGCAGGAAACGGCGGATGAACTCATCGGCATCGAGCGTCATAACATTCTGTTTGCTGCCGTGGCGATAATCCTTCCATCGGAACGTGACACGATCACCATCGATGTTGACGAGGCGGGAATTGGAGATTGTGATACGGTGTGTGTAGCGTCCGAGATAGGCCAGTACCTGTTTGGGTCCCGCAAATGGGGGCTTGGCATAGACCACCCTGTCGATGCGCCGCATGTGTTTAATGGTGCGATTGAATGCAGCGGGATCGGCCAGACCCGCGATATCGCCGAAGAACCGAAGCTGACCCTGATCGTAGACCTGCTTGAGTTCTTCCAGAAACAACCGCCGAAACAGCCGTGACAGAACCCGCACGGGCAGGAAGAAGCTCTTCCGGCAGGCAACCCAGCGAGACTGGTCGAATGACAATCCGCCGCCTGGAACGATGCAATGGAGATGTGGATGATAGTGGAGATTCTGGCCCCAGGAGTGCAGCACGGCGATGAAGCCGATCTCGGCACCCAGATGTCTGGGATCGGCAGCAATCCTGCGCAGTGTCTCGGCGACGGCACGAAACAGGATCGTGTAGACCTTCTCCTTGTTCTGAAAGGCGATCGCGGCGATCTGTTGCGGCAGGGTGAAGACGAGATGGAAATAGCCGACGGGCAGAAGGTCTGCCTGTCTGGCGGCAAGCCAATCACGGCTGGCCTGGCCTTGGCATTTTGGGCAATGCCTATTGCGGCAGGAATTATAGGCAATGCGGACGGTGTCGCAGTCCTGACATTGCTGGACATGCCCGCCCAGGCGAGCGGTCCGGCACATCTCGACCGCACTCATGACGCGACGCTCGACACGTCCGAGATGACCGTCGTGTGTTTGACGGTAAAGTTCCCCGTAGCGGCGGAATATATCCGCTACCTCAAGCCCCGACACCATGGCGAGGTATCCTCAGCCCGGCGGCACAACCTCCAGCGTCAGACGGTCGAGCGGGCTGGTTGTGCTGCGGATCAGGGCGTTGGACACCTTCGTGTAGCGCGCAGTGGTGGACAGATTGTTGTGGCCCAGTAGCACCTGGATGATGCGGATGTCGGTGCCGCTTTCCAGCAGATGGGTGGCAAAGCTGTGGCGAAGCGTATGCACCGTCACCCGTTTGTCGATGCCGGCGGCGATACGCGCAGAACGACAGGCCGAATGCAGAACCTGAACGTCGATGGGTTTGGTTCCTTCTCGGCCCGGAAACAGCCAGACTTGCGGCCGCGCCAGCTTCCAGTGAACCCGCAGGATACTGAGTAGCTGCGCTGACAGCATAACATTCCTGTCCTTGCCGCCTTTGCCATGCTCAACCCGTATGACACCGCGTTCGCCGTCGATATTGCTGACCTTCAGATGGACCGTCTCGGAGGCCCGCAATCCTGCCGCATAGGCTGTCGTCAGCGCCGTGCGCGTCTTCAGGCTCGGAACTGCTTCAAGAAACCGGACGATCTCGCCGTCGTTCAGAATAGTTGGCAGCTTGGCTGGCGTTCGGGCATAGGCAATACGTTCTGGTATCTCGTGATGGTCAAGCGTGACGCCATAGAAGAAACGGAGGGCGCAGACCGTCTGGTTCAAGGCTGGCCATGAAATGCCCGATGACACCAGATGAACCTGAAAGGCGCGAACATCTTCCAGTCCGCAGCGGTCAGGCGATCGGCCGAAATACCGCGAGAACTTCGTCACTGCATGAAGGTAGGAGCGCTGTGTCGCAGGCGACAAGTTGCGGATCGTCATATCATCGATCATCCGCCGGCGCAGGGGGCTTATCTCGGTCATCATCATCTCCTGTTTGAAGGTTGGGGAAACAACCCAATCCTTCAAAACAGCAGAGATATTGGCAAATCAGACGCCACATATGCCGCGATAGCGGCTTCGTTCAATCCCGAATCTCAAAAGATGCGACTCGCTTTAGCTGAAATCTCGGTTGAGCCGATCGACAACCAGCTTGGCCAACGCCTCTGCATTGTCGTCCACGGTTTTAAGGTGAATATCGGGTTTCTCGGGCGCCTCGTAGGGAGAGGAGATGCCTGTGAAATTTACCAGGTTTCCGGACATCGCCTTCTTGTACAGCCCCTTGGGATCGCGCCGGGCGCATTCCTCAAGGGGCGTGTCGACGAAAACCTCGAGAAATTCACCGGGCGCCATAATCTCGCGTGCCATCCTGCGTTCCGAGCGGAACGGAGAAATGAACGAGACCAGCACGATCATGCCAGCGTCGCTCATCAGCCGCGCCACTTCGGCGACACGGCGAATATTCTCGACCCGGTCTTCCTGGGTAAAACCCAGGTCGCGGTTGAGCCCGTGTCGCACATTGTCGCCATCAAGCATCATGGTGTGGCGCCCGAGCGTGTGGAGCTGCTTTTCGACCAGATTGGCGATGGTTGACTTGCCTGAGCCCGAGAGGCCGGTAAACCAGAGAACCGTCGGCATCTGTTGCTTGAGCGCACTGCGCGCCTCGCGGGTGATGTCAATGTTCTGCCGATGCACATTGTCGGCCCGGCGAAGCGCATGATCAATCATGCCGGCGCCGACCGTGGCGTTGGTCATCCGGTCGATCAGGATGAAATTGCCGGTCGCCCGGTTGTCGCGATAGGCATCAAAGGCGATCGGCGTCTGGGTGGAAATGTTGCACACGCCGATCTCATTGCGGTTAAGATGCGTGGCGGCCTCGAGCACCAGTGAATTGACGTCAATCTTGTGCTTGAGCGTTGTCACGCTGGCTGGCGTCGACATGGTTTCGCTACGCAAAATATAGCTTCGCCCTGGCAACAGGGCATGCCGGTCGAACCAGATCACGTGCGCCTGGAACTGATCGCTGACTAGCGGCCGTGCGTCCGGGGCCGACAGCATGGAGCCGCGGGACACATCGACTTCGCCATCCAGCACCAGCGTCACGGCCTGTCCCTCGCGGGCCGAGGGCAGTTCGCCGCTGGCCGTCACGATGGATTTGATCCTGCCCGGCTGGCCGGAATTAGCAACCACAAAGGGATCGCCGACAGTGATCTTGCCGGAGCAGATCTGACCGGAAAACCCGCGGAAGTCGAGATGCGGGCGGACGACGAGCTGAACCGGAAACCGGAATGGAAGCTCGGCTGCGCTGTCCGGCAGAACCACGCTTTCCAGATGCTCGATCAGCGTCGGCCCATCGTACCAGGTCATCGCCTTCGACGGGATCGACACATTGTCGCCAAATCGCGCGGAGATCGGGATGGCGCGGATGTCATCAAAGCCAAGGGTTTCGGCGAAAGTGCGGTACTCTGCGACGATGCGGTCGAAAACGGCCTGGTCATGGTCCACCAGATCAATCTTGTTGATCGCCAGCACGATCTGGCGAATCCCCAGTAGTGACACGATGTGGGAGTGGCGCCGGGTCTGCTCGAGTACGCCCTTGCGGGCATCGATTAGCAAGACGGCCAGGTCGGCTGTCGAGGCGCCGGTCGCCATGTTGCAGGTGTATTCCTCATGCCCCGGCGTGTCGGCGACGATGAACTTGCGCTTTTCCGTGGCGAAGAAACTGTAGGCGACATCGATGGTGATGCCCTGTTCGCGTTCGGCTTCCAGCCCATCGACCAGCAGGGCGAAATCGATGTCTTCGCCAACTGTCCCGTGCTTGCGGCTGTCGCTTTCCAGCGCAGCCAGCTGGTCTTCGAAAATCATCTTGGTGTCGTAGAGCAGCCGGCCGATCAGGGTGGATTTGCCGTCATCCACCGAGCCACAGGTGATGAATCGCAGCAGCGACTTGTTTTCCTGACGGTTGAGATAGGCCGTAACGCCGCCCGCCAGATCTGGAACCGTTGGATTTTGCATCAGAAGTAACCTTCTC includes these proteins:
- a CDS encoding IS630 family transposase is translated as MRPEIAHARDLWIERRWRFFNKALARLIFIDETSTNTKLTKRTGWSAKGQRFNAYTPFGAWKTQTFIAGLRSHGLTAPWIVNAPMNGRIFETWVETQLAPTLSKGDIVILDNVAFHKSERAEQMVRAKGARLLFLPPYSPDLNPIEMAFSKLKALLRKHAARSFDAISTALGEIVDLFSVTECQNFLKAAGYEAQ
- the istA gene encoding IS21 family transposase — encoded protein: MSRRQAAKHFNLSRDSVAKMMAYSTPPGYQRQSPVRRPKLDAFVSTIDHWLDKDIKLPRKQRHTAKRVFDRLRDERGFTGGYTIIKDYMREREQRRQEVFVPLSHARGHGQADFGEAMVVIGGVERKAHFFVLDLPHSDGCYVRAYPAAVSEAWVDGHVHAFAFFGAVPQSIVYDNDRCLVAKILPDGTRKRATLSGFLSHHLIRDRYARPGKGNDKGSVEGLVGYARRNFMVPIPEFATWEAFNAWLEEQCRKRQRDRLRGESETIRERLLRDVAAMRALAASPFDACDQASAKVTAQSLVRYKTNDYSVPVAYGRREYVQVLRLLESFELADLHAAVKQAIQLGAIGFDAVKHLILCRVERRPPRLDLSIYPYLPRATVETTSAKAYMRLLSTNAGEAA
- a CDS encoding transposase, with amino-acid sequence MGKPHPVELRARVVGFVEEGNSHREPTRHFRVSPRFVNNMMILHRATGSLAPQRQGHPPGGKLTAHGEWIEARVAANGEVTLDELCIELAGRGVDVDRSTVGRFLNRLGLRAAVRKSATVAGRP
- a CDS encoding IS91 family transposase, with amino-acid sequence MVSGLEVADIFRRYGELYRQTHDGHLGRVERRVMSAVEMCRTARLGGHVQQCQDCDTVRIAYNSCRNRHCPKCQGQASRDWLAARQADLLPVGYFHLVFTLPQQIAAIAFQNKEKVYTILFRAVAETLRRIAADPRHLGAEIGFIAVLHSWGQNLHYHPHLHCIVPGGGLSFDQSRWVACRKSFFLPVRVLSRLFRRLFLEELKQVYDQGQLRFFGDIAGLADPAAFNRTIKHMRRIDRVVYAKPPFAGPKQVLAYLGRYTHRITISNSRLVNIDGDRVTFRWKDYRHGSKQNVMTLDADEFIRRFLLHTLPEGLHRMRHYGLLANGHRQQKLDRCRRLLNVRPPEPSVEEPDAKPPPLAHRCPCCGGTMSIIGARNPSKPTCRPAWNDSS
- a CDS encoding tyrosine-type recombinase/integrase gives rise to the protein MTEISPLRRRMIDDMTIRNLSPATQRSYLHAVTKFSRYFGRSPDRCGLEDVRAFQVHLVSSGISWPALNQTVCALRFFYGVTLDHHEIPERIAYARTPAKLPTILNDGEIVRFLEAVPSLKTRTALTTAYAAGLRASETVHLKVSNIDGERGVIRVEHGKGGKDRNVMLSAQLLSILRVHWKLARPQVWLFPGREGTKPIDVQVLHSACRSARIAAGIDKRVTVHTLRHSFATHLLESGTDIRIIQVLLGHNNLSTTARYTKVSNALIRSTTSPLDRLTLEVVPPG
- the cysN gene encoding sulfate adenylyltransferase subunit CysN, producing MQNPTVPDLAGGVTAYLNRQENKSLLRFITCGSVDDGKSTLIGRLLYDTKMIFEDQLAALESDSRKHGTVGEDIDFALLVDGLEAEREQGITIDVAYSFFATEKRKFIVADTPGHEEYTCNMATGASTADLAVLLIDARKGVLEQTRRHSHIVSLLGIRQIVLAINKIDLVDHDQAVFDRIVAEYRTFAETLGFDDIRAIPISARFGDNVSIPSKAMTWYDGPTLIEHLESVVLPDSAAELPFRFPVQLVVRPHLDFRGFSGQICSGKITVGDPFVVANSGQPGRIKSIVTASGELPSAREGQAVTLVLDGEVDVSRGSMLSAPDARPLVSDQFQAHVIWFDRHALLPGRSYILRSETMSTPASVTTLKHKIDVNSLVLEAATHLNRNEIGVCNISTQTPIAFDAYRDNRATGNFILIDRMTNATVGAGMIDHALRRADNVHRQNIDITREARSALKQQMPTVLWFTGLSGSGKSTIANLVEKQLHTLGRHTMMLDGDNVRHGLNRDLGFTQEDRVENIRRVAEVARLMSDAGMIVLVSFISPFRSERRMAREIMAPGEFLEVFVDTPLEECARRDPKGLYKKAMSGNLVNFTGISSPYEAPEKPDIHLKTVDDNAEALAKLVVDRLNRDFS